A genomic region of Salvelinus alpinus chromosome 12, SLU_Salpinus.1, whole genome shotgun sequence contains the following coding sequences:
- the LOC139536006 gene encoding arginine-glutamic acid dipeptide repeats protein-like isoform X7 — protein MPGVNDCDLLMYLRAARSMAAFAGMCDGGSTEDGCLAASRDDTTLNALNMLHASRYDAAKALQRLVKKPVPKLIEKCWSEDDVKRFIKGLRQYGKNFFRIRKELLPNKKTGELITFYYHWKKTPEAAGTRPYRQHRRQPSSRKAKTRATAATVNTPSQSQSMDISSASEDDLDSEDSEQGTCGHCATTTSKDWQHGGRDNILLCTTCRTYYNKHGRLPPGPKPADPPFMFKPVKEEEEGNGKHGMRTRRSRTPLSSLRSGHQRLTGSPTSEDQQSSSHPSPAPSGASSTSNVSRTSCLEKTDNTKKPGKKIKEEAPLPKSTKRSRESAAQDPEEPERTPTKRTKTLQVRQSGEQAECRSEGDGEAEAEGGEVEEESCSDSRSAQDDGSSDTKDIDQDNRSSSPSIPSPRQGNESDSDSSAQHLQGAHQAAAETVSAPAAALAETQTPQIVPPPQVAGSNTSLPPQGTSPSAEPGQVQAQATPSPELPQPSATSAQAGQSVSYQTSPLHNRPLSPSSHPLAGPSLVPPPLGQAFHPPTPVFQGPLPSPGSLPPTQPLSLHGAPTQCPHPQRPPPHFPREPFFPQALPLTSGPQIKPPPTTPIPPSHKQPPHLSSSLAPPFPQMPSNLPPPPALKPLNSLPNQHPPGAPPPPLQLMPQSLPMQQGLPPQPPVLTQLQNLPGRGSHSHPHSSHPHSSLPSCSAPSALHPVLSASSPSTMGPVPSLQPSFPSLRPSPGNPIVIGGSHVQIKEEPLDECEELESPPPPPRSPSPEPLVVNIASHASQSARFFKHLDRGYNSCSRTDLFFTPLASSKLAKKREEAVERSKREAEHNAREREKDRERERERERQEDKNARASSSSHDSRMSDVQMSGQVHMRSSFEQPPTSVAAVPPYIGPDTPALRTLSEYARPHVMSPTNRNHPFFVSLSPGDPLLAYHMPGLYAAEPSLRERELRNLRERELRERMKPGFEVKPPEMETMHPSANPMEHFARHGALALPHIAGPPHHPFGHFHPVMQNHLERERQALALAGPQMRPELSYAERLTAERLHAERMASVANDPAARLQMLNVTPHHHQHSHIHSHLHLHQQDPLNQGEDVCYCHPGNGPHPLDPLAPGPRLARFPFPGGPIPNPLLNDLPHDHDMLRHPLFAYAAVAGAGYPRELQGPIPQMSAAHQLQAMHAQSAELQRLAMEQQWLHGHHHLQHGGPLPGQEDYYSRLKKEGDKPS, from the exons ATGCCAGGGGTCAATGATTGTGACCTCCTCATGTACCTCAGAGCTGCCAG GAGCATGGCAGCGTTTGCAGGGATGTGTGACGGAGGATCCACAGAGGACGGGTGTTTGGCGGCCTCTCGTGACGACACCACACTCAACGCTTTAAACATG ttACACGCCAGCCGTTACGACGCAGCTAAAGCTCTCCAGCGCCTAGTGAAGAAACCTGTGCCCAAACTCATTGAGAAATGTTGGTCAGAAGATGATGTG AAGCGGTTCATCAAAGGTTTGAGACAGTACGGCAAGAATTTCTTCAGGATTCGCAAAGAGCTGCTGCCCAACAAGAAAACG GGGGAGTTGATCACATTCTACTATCACTGGAAGAAGACGCCTGAGGCTGCAGGCACGCGGCCGTACCGTCAGCACCGTAGACAGCCGTCCTCACGCAAGGCCAAGACTCGCGCCACTGCTGCCACTGTGAACACACCTTCCCAGTCCCAATCCA tGGACATAAGTTCAGCCAGTGAGGATGACCTGGACAGTGAAGACAGCGAGCAAGGCACCTGTGGACACTGTGCCACAACCA CCTCTAAGGACTGGCAGCACGGAGGCCGGGATAACATCCTCCTGTGTACCACCTGTCGTACCTACTACAACAAACATGGCCGCCTGCCGCCTGGCCCTAAGCCTGCTGACCCTCCCTTCATGTTCAAACCTgtcaaagaggaagaggagggcaaCGGGAAGCATGGCATGAGGACGCGACGCAGCAGAACACCG TTGTCTTCATTAAGAAGTGGCCACCAGAGGCTGACCGGCTCTCCTACCAGTGAAGACCAGCAGTCCAGTAGCCATCCTTCTCCCGCCCCCAGTGGAGCTAGCTCCACCTCCAACGTATCCAGAACCTCCTGTTTAGAGAAGACTGATAACACAAAGAAGCCTGGCAAG AAGATAAAGGAAGAGGCGCCCCTACCAAAGAGTACTAAACGTTCCAGGGAGAGTGCAGCCCAGGACCCAGAGGAGCCTGAGAGAACACCAACTAAAAGGACGAAGACACTGCAGGTCAGACAGAGT GGTGAACAGGCAGAGTGCCGGTCGGAGGGCGATGGAGAGGCTGAGGCAGAGGGGggtgaggtggaggaggagagctgCTCAGACAGCCGCAGTGCCCAGGACGACGGCAGCAGCGACACCAAAGACATCGACCAGGACAATCGCTCCTCCTCCCCCAGCATCCCCAGCCCTCGCCAGGGCAACGAGAGTGACTCCGACTCCTCTGCCCAGCACCTCCAGGGTGCCCACCAGGCAGCAGCAGAGACCGTCAGTGCCCCTGCTGCTGCCCTGGCTGAAACACAGACCCCACAGATTGTTCCTCCACCACAGGTTGCAGGCTCAAACACATCCCTGCCTCCCCAGGGTACCTCTCCCTCTGCAGAGCCTGGCCAGGTACAGGCCCAGGCAACCCCCTCCCCAGAGCTTCCCCAGCCTTCAGCCACCTCTGCTCAGGCTGGTCAGTCAGTTAGCTATCAGACAAGTCCCCTACACAACCGACCCCTAtccccctcctctcaccctctcgctGGCCCCTCACTCGTCCCTCCTCCACTGGGACAGGCCTTCCATCCTCCAACTCCTGTATTCCAGggtcctcttccttctcctggCTCTCTGCCTCCCACCCAGCCCCTGTCCCTCCATGGTGCTCCCACCCAGTGCCCCCACCCCCAGCGACCCCCTCCTCACTTTCCCAGGGAACCCTTCTTTCCCCAGGCCCTCCCCCTCACCTCCGGGCCCCAAATCAAACCACCCCCAACCacacccatccctccatctcacaaGCAGCCACCACACCTCTCTTCTTCCCTTGCTCCCCCTTTCCCGCAGATGCCGTCCAACCTGCCCCCTCCTCCGGCACTGAAGCCCCTCAACTCCCTGCCCAACCAGCACCCTCCCGGtgcccctccaccccccctccagcTCATGCCCCAGTCCCTGCCCATGCAGCAGGGACTCCCACCCCAGCCTCCCGTGCTCACGCAGCTGCAGAACCTCCCTGGCAGAGGCAGCCACTCCCACCCCCACTCCTCCCACCCCCACTCCTCCCTGCCCTCCTGCTCTGCCCCCTCAGCCTTGCACCCTGtcctctctgcctcttctccCTCTACCATGGGTCCAGTCCCTAGTCTCCagccctccttcccctccctgcGCCCCTCGCCCGGAAACCCCATTGTCATTGGAGGGTCACATGTCCAGATTAAAGAGGAGCCATTGGATGAATGTGAGGAGCTTGAGAGTCCGCCCCCTCCACCCAGAAGTCCCTCACCGGAACCTTTGGTTGTCAACATCGCCAGTCATGCCAGCCAATCAGCACG GTTTTTCAAACACCTGGACCGTGGCTACAACTCGTGCTCCAGAACAGACCTGTTCTTCACTCCCCTGGCCTCATCCAAGCTGGccaagaagagagaggaggctgtggaGAGATCCAAGAGAGAGGCTGAGCACAATGcccgagagagggagaaggacagagagagggagagggaacgagagaggcaGGAAGACAAAAATGCT AGAGCGTCCAGCTCGTCCCACGACAGCCGTATGAGTGATGTCCAAATGTCCGGCCAGGTCCACATGCGCTCCTCCTTCGAGCAGCCCCCCACCAGTGTGGCCGCTGTGCCCCCTTACATCGGCCCTGACACCCCGGCCCTGCGCACCCTCAGTGAGTACGCCCGACCCCACGTCATGTCCCCCACCAATCGCAACCACCCCTTCTTCGTGTCCCTGTCCCCCGGGGACCCTCTGCTGGCATACCACATGCCTGGCCTGTACGCCGCCGAGCCcagcctgagagagagggagctccGTAACCTCCGGGAGAGGGAGCTCCGCGAGAGGATGAAGCCTGGCTTCGAGGTCAAGCCCCCGGAGATGGAGACCATGCATCCATCAGCCAACCCCATGGAGCACTTTGCCAGACATGGAGCCCTGGCCCTGCCGCACATCGCTGGGCCGCCCCACCACCCCTTTGGCCACTTCCACCCGGTCATGCAGAACCAcctggagagggagaggcaggcacTGGCCCTGGCCGGGCCCCAGATGCGTCCGGAGCTGAGCTACGCTGAGCGACTGACTGCTGAGAGGCTCCATGCTGAGAGGATGGCATCGGTGGCTAACGACCCGGCCGCCAGGCTGCAGATGCTCAACGTCACACCGCATCACCACCAGCACTCCCACATCCACTCACACCTGCACCTACATCAGCAGGACCCACTCAACCAAGGTGAGG ATGTGTGTTACTGTCACCCAGGTAATGGGCCCCACCCTCTGGATCCCCTGGCTCCTGGGCCCCGTCTGGCCCGCTTCCCCTTCCCTGGAGGCCCCATTCCCAACCCTCTGCTCAACGACCTGCCCCACGACCATGACATGTTGCGACACCCACTGTTTG CCTATGCCGCTGTTGCAGGAGCAGGTTACCCCCGTGAGCTCCAGGGGCCCATCCCCCAGATGTCTGCAGCCCACCAGCTCCAGGCAATGCACGCCCAGTCAGCAGAGTTGCAGAGGCTGGCCATGGAGCAGCAGTGGCTACACGGACACCACCACCTACAACACGGGGGGCCTCTGCCCGGACAGGAGGATTACTACAG CCGTCTGAAGAAAGAAGGTGACAAACCATCGTGA
- the LOC139536006 gene encoding arginine-glutamic acid dipeptide repeats protein-like isoform X1, protein MDDLFSPRRSLNSTQGEIRVGSSHQAKLPELQPRPVFGVQTQTENEELVWMPGVNDCDLLMYLRAARSMAAFAGMCDGGSTEDGCLAASRDDTTLNALNMLHASRYDAAKALQRLVKKPVPKLIEKCWSEDDVKRFIKGLRQYGKNFFRIRKELLPNKKTGELITFYYHWKKTPEAAGTRPYRQHRRQPSSRKAKTRATAATVNTPSQSQSMDISSASEDDLDSEDSEQGTCGHCATTTSKDWQHGGRDNILLCTTCRTYYNKHGRLPPGPKPADPPFMFKPVKEEEEGNGKHGMRTRRSRTPLSSLRSGHQRLTGSPTSEDQQSSSHPSPAPSGASSTSNVSRTSCLEKTDNTKKPGKKIKEEAPLPKSTKRSRESAAQDPEEPERTPTKRTKTLQVRQSGEQAECRSEGDGEAEAEGGEVEEESCSDSRSAQDDGSSDTKDIDQDNRSSSPSIPSPRQGNESDSDSSAQHLQGAHQAAAETVSAPAAALAETQTPQIVPPPQVAGSNTSLPPQGTSPSAEPGQVQAQATPSPELPQPSATSAQAGQSVSYQTSPLHNRPLSPSSHPLAGPSLVPPPLGQAFHPPTPVFQGPLPSPGSLPPTQPLSLHGAPTQCPHPQRPPPHFPREPFFPQALPLTSGPQIKPPPTTPIPPSHKQPPHLSSSLAPPFPQMPSNLPPPPALKPLNSLPNQHPPGAPPPPLQLMPQSLPMQQGLPPQPPVLTQLQNLPGRGSHSHPHSSHPHSSLPSCSAPSALHPVLSASSPSTMGPVPSLQPSFPSLRPSPGNPIVIGGSHVQIKEEPLDECEELESPPPPPRSPSPEPLVVNIASHASQSARFFKHLDRGYNSCSRTDLFFTPLASSKLAKKREEAVERSKREAEHNAREREKDRERERERERQEDKNARASSSSHDSRMSDVQMSGQVHMRSSFEQPPTSVAAVPPYIGPDTPALRTLSEYARPHVMSPTNRNHPFFVSLSPGDPLLAYHMPGLYAAEPSLRERELRNLRERELRERMKPGFEVKPPEMETMHPSANPMEHFARHGALALPHIAGPPHHPFGHFHPVMQNHLERERQALALAGPQMRPELSYAERLTAERLHAERMASVANDPAARLQMLNVTPHHHQHSHIHSHLHLHQQDPLNQGEDVCYCHPGNGPHPLDPLAPGPRLARFPFPGGPIPNPLLNDLPHDHDMLRHPLFAYAAVAGAGYPRELQGPIPQMSAAHQLQAMHAQSAELQRLAMEQQWLHGHHHLQHGGPLPGQEDYYSRLKKEGDKPS, encoded by the exons ATGGACGACCTGTTCAGTCCGAGAAG GAGCCTGAACAGCACGCAGGGGGAGATCAGAGTGGGATCAAGTCATCAG GCTAAGCTCCCTGAGCTGCAACCACGCCCTGTGTTTGGTGTTCAGACTCAGACAGAGAATGAAGAGCTGGTGTGGATGCCAGGGGTCAATGATTGTGACCTCCTCATGTACCTCAGAGCTGCCAG GAGCATGGCAGCGTTTGCAGGGATGTGTGACGGAGGATCCACAGAGGACGGGTGTTTGGCGGCCTCTCGTGACGACACCACACTCAACGCTTTAAACATG ttACACGCCAGCCGTTACGACGCAGCTAAAGCTCTCCAGCGCCTAGTGAAGAAACCTGTGCCCAAACTCATTGAGAAATGTTGGTCAGAAGATGATGTG AAGCGGTTCATCAAAGGTTTGAGACAGTACGGCAAGAATTTCTTCAGGATTCGCAAAGAGCTGCTGCCCAACAAGAAAACG GGGGAGTTGATCACATTCTACTATCACTGGAAGAAGACGCCTGAGGCTGCAGGCACGCGGCCGTACCGTCAGCACCGTAGACAGCCGTCCTCACGCAAGGCCAAGACTCGCGCCACTGCTGCCACTGTGAACACACCTTCCCAGTCCCAATCCA tGGACATAAGTTCAGCCAGTGAGGATGACCTGGACAGTGAAGACAGCGAGCAAGGCACCTGTGGACACTGTGCCACAACCA CCTCTAAGGACTGGCAGCACGGAGGCCGGGATAACATCCTCCTGTGTACCACCTGTCGTACCTACTACAACAAACATGGCCGCCTGCCGCCTGGCCCTAAGCCTGCTGACCCTCCCTTCATGTTCAAACCTgtcaaagaggaagaggagggcaaCGGGAAGCATGGCATGAGGACGCGACGCAGCAGAACACCG TTGTCTTCATTAAGAAGTGGCCACCAGAGGCTGACCGGCTCTCCTACCAGTGAAGACCAGCAGTCCAGTAGCCATCCTTCTCCCGCCCCCAGTGGAGCTAGCTCCACCTCCAACGTATCCAGAACCTCCTGTTTAGAGAAGACTGATAACACAAAGAAGCCTGGCAAG AAGATAAAGGAAGAGGCGCCCCTACCAAAGAGTACTAAACGTTCCAGGGAGAGTGCAGCCCAGGACCCAGAGGAGCCTGAGAGAACACCAACTAAAAGGACGAAGACACTGCAGGTCAGACAGAGT GGTGAACAGGCAGAGTGCCGGTCGGAGGGCGATGGAGAGGCTGAGGCAGAGGGGggtgaggtggaggaggagagctgCTCAGACAGCCGCAGTGCCCAGGACGACGGCAGCAGCGACACCAAAGACATCGACCAGGACAATCGCTCCTCCTCCCCCAGCATCCCCAGCCCTCGCCAGGGCAACGAGAGTGACTCCGACTCCTCTGCCCAGCACCTCCAGGGTGCCCACCAGGCAGCAGCAGAGACCGTCAGTGCCCCTGCTGCTGCCCTGGCTGAAACACAGACCCCACAGATTGTTCCTCCACCACAGGTTGCAGGCTCAAACACATCCCTGCCTCCCCAGGGTACCTCTCCCTCTGCAGAGCCTGGCCAGGTACAGGCCCAGGCAACCCCCTCCCCAGAGCTTCCCCAGCCTTCAGCCACCTCTGCTCAGGCTGGTCAGTCAGTTAGCTATCAGACAAGTCCCCTACACAACCGACCCCTAtccccctcctctcaccctctcgctGGCCCCTCACTCGTCCCTCCTCCACTGGGACAGGCCTTCCATCCTCCAACTCCTGTATTCCAGggtcctcttccttctcctggCTCTCTGCCTCCCACCCAGCCCCTGTCCCTCCATGGTGCTCCCACCCAGTGCCCCCACCCCCAGCGACCCCCTCCTCACTTTCCCAGGGAACCCTTCTTTCCCCAGGCCCTCCCCCTCACCTCCGGGCCCCAAATCAAACCACCCCCAACCacacccatccctccatctcacaaGCAGCCACCACACCTCTCTTCTTCCCTTGCTCCCCCTTTCCCGCAGATGCCGTCCAACCTGCCCCCTCCTCCGGCACTGAAGCCCCTCAACTCCCTGCCCAACCAGCACCCTCCCGGtgcccctccaccccccctccagcTCATGCCCCAGTCCCTGCCCATGCAGCAGGGACTCCCACCCCAGCCTCCCGTGCTCACGCAGCTGCAGAACCTCCCTGGCAGAGGCAGCCACTCCCACCCCCACTCCTCCCACCCCCACTCCTCCCTGCCCTCCTGCTCTGCCCCCTCAGCCTTGCACCCTGtcctctctgcctcttctccCTCTACCATGGGTCCAGTCCCTAGTCTCCagccctccttcccctccctgcGCCCCTCGCCCGGAAACCCCATTGTCATTGGAGGGTCACATGTCCAGATTAAAGAGGAGCCATTGGATGAATGTGAGGAGCTTGAGAGTCCGCCCCCTCCACCCAGAAGTCCCTCACCGGAACCTTTGGTTGTCAACATCGCCAGTCATGCCAGCCAATCAGCACG GTTTTTCAAACACCTGGACCGTGGCTACAACTCGTGCTCCAGAACAGACCTGTTCTTCACTCCCCTGGCCTCATCCAAGCTGGccaagaagagagaggaggctgtggaGAGATCCAAGAGAGAGGCTGAGCACAATGcccgagagagggagaaggacagagagagggagagggaacgagagaggcaGGAAGACAAAAATGCT AGAGCGTCCAGCTCGTCCCACGACAGCCGTATGAGTGATGTCCAAATGTCCGGCCAGGTCCACATGCGCTCCTCCTTCGAGCAGCCCCCCACCAGTGTGGCCGCTGTGCCCCCTTACATCGGCCCTGACACCCCGGCCCTGCGCACCCTCAGTGAGTACGCCCGACCCCACGTCATGTCCCCCACCAATCGCAACCACCCCTTCTTCGTGTCCCTGTCCCCCGGGGACCCTCTGCTGGCATACCACATGCCTGGCCTGTACGCCGCCGAGCCcagcctgagagagagggagctccGTAACCTCCGGGAGAGGGAGCTCCGCGAGAGGATGAAGCCTGGCTTCGAGGTCAAGCCCCCGGAGATGGAGACCATGCATCCATCAGCCAACCCCATGGAGCACTTTGCCAGACATGGAGCCCTGGCCCTGCCGCACATCGCTGGGCCGCCCCACCACCCCTTTGGCCACTTCCACCCGGTCATGCAGAACCAcctggagagggagaggcaggcacTGGCCCTGGCCGGGCCCCAGATGCGTCCGGAGCTGAGCTACGCTGAGCGACTGACTGCTGAGAGGCTCCATGCTGAGAGGATGGCATCGGTGGCTAACGACCCGGCCGCCAGGCTGCAGATGCTCAACGTCACACCGCATCACCACCAGCACTCCCACATCCACTCACACCTGCACCTACATCAGCAGGACCCACTCAACCAAGGTGAGG ATGTGTGTTACTGTCACCCAGGTAATGGGCCCCACCCTCTGGATCCCCTGGCTCCTGGGCCCCGTCTGGCCCGCTTCCCCTTCCCTGGAGGCCCCATTCCCAACCCTCTGCTCAACGACCTGCCCCACGACCATGACATGTTGCGACACCCACTGTTTG CCTATGCCGCTGTTGCAGGAGCAGGTTACCCCCGTGAGCTCCAGGGGCCCATCCCCCAGATGTCTGCAGCCCACCAGCTCCAGGCAATGCACGCCCAGTCAGCAGAGTTGCAGAGGCTGGCCATGGAGCAGCAGTGGCTACACGGACACCACCACCTACAACACGGGGGGCCTCTGCCCGGACAGGAGGATTACTACAG CCGTCTGAAGAAAGAAGGTGACAAACCATCGTGA